AGTAACCGCTCATTCTACCGCGTTCTTTCCCCATCCGAAATCGCGCGATAGGCTAACTCCATCTGATCACTGATGGAGTCATATCAATGCCAACCCAAAAATACATTCGACGATCCGCCGCCACCTGGGAAAAACACATCGATCAATACCAGCAGTCCGGCCTGTCCGGAGCGCAATTTTGTCGAGACCAACAATTACCCTACGCCAGCTTTTGTAAGTGGCGCCAGCGTATTCTGGAGGCCGACGATTCACAACCCACCTCGGCCGTGTCTGAGCCGGGCTTTGTCGAATTAAACACTTGGCCCGATGCGCCAGACCGCCCCTGGCGGATCACGCTCAAGCTGGGCAATGGCGTCGAGTTGTTACTGAGCCAGCCCTGATGTTTATGCCCGAACCCAACGTCAGGATCTGGCTGTATACCCAACCGGTTGATATGCGCAAATCCTTTGATGGCCTCAGTACGTTGATAGTGTCTCAGCTTCAGGATGATCCGGCCAGCGGCCAACTGTTTGTGTTTATCAATCGACGCAAGACTCACCTAAAGATTCTGTATTTTGATGGCGCCGGATTTTGTATCTGGTTCAAGCGCCTGGAGCAAGGGCAATTTAATTATCGTGCTTCCGGAGATAACAAAAAGCGGTTGAGCTGGGCTCATTTAAAATTGTTACTGGATGGGCTGGAAGTTAAAAAAATCCGCCAATATAAGCGCTATATTCATGCAGCGTAGGGTTCAGGTTGGTATAATCCAACCCCATGAAATCGCCATCTAATCCGGCCGCCCATGCGCCATCACAACCTGAATCCACACCGGCTTCTGCTGAGACAGAAGTCGCGTTGTTGCGTGAAGAAAATCAGCATTTAAAAGATCGCGTTGCCTGGTTCGAGCGTCAGCTGTTTGGCCGTAAATCGGAGAAGCGCATTATCGATGCGCCGGACCAAATCAATCTATTGGGAGAGCCCACCCAAACCCTGCCTGAACCGGAAGACACCGTCACCGTCTCGTCCTTCCAGCGCGGTAAAGCCAAAAAGCTGCGTCCGGACGATTGCGCTACCGATGCCGGATTACGCTTTAGCGAAGACGTCCCGGTGGAAGTCATTGCGGTGATGCCCCCCGAGCTGTCCGGTTCTGACGCTGATCAGTACGAGATTATCGACACCCACATCACTTTTAAACTGGCCCAGCAATCGGCCAGCTATGTGGTCTTGCGTTATGAAATGCCGGTGTTTAAGCACAAGGCAGACCAATCCATGCAAACCGCCGAGTTGCCAGACCCGGTGTTGGAGCGCAGCATTGCCGACGTCAGTCTGCTAGCCGGATTGCTGGTGGATAAGTTCCAATACCATCTACCCCTGTATCGGCAACAC
Above is a genomic segment from Ketobacter sp. MCCC 1A13808 containing:
- the tnpB gene encoding IS66 family insertion sequence element accessory protein TnpB (TnpB, as the term is used for proteins encoded by IS66 family insertion elements, is considered an accessory protein, since TnpC, encoded by a neighboring gene, is a DDE family transposase.); protein product: MPEPNVRIWLYTQPVDMRKSFDGLSTLIVSQLQDDPASGQLFVFINRRKTHLKILYFDGAGFCIWFKRLEQGQFNYRASGDNKKRLSWAHLKLLLDGLEVKKIRQYKRYIHAA
- the tnpA gene encoding IS66 family insertion sequence element accessory protein TnpA; the protein is MPTQKYIRRSAATWEKHIDQYQQSGLSGAQFCRDQQLPYASFCKWRQRILEADDSQPTSAVSEPGFVELNTWPDAPDRPWRITLKLGNGVELLLSQP
- the tnpC gene encoding IS66 family transposase, encoding MKSPSNPAAHAPSQPESTPASAETEVALLREENQHLKDRVAWFERQLFGRKSEKRIIDAPDQINLLGEPTQTLPEPEDTVTVSSFQRGKAKKLRPDDCATDAGLRFSEDVPVEVIAVMPPELSGSDADQYEIIDTHITFKLAQQSASYVVLRYEMPVFKHKADQSMQTAELPDPVLERSIADVSLLAGLLVDKFQYHLPLYRQHQRMAQQGITVARSSLTNWVKRSIELLRPIVEAQCRHILLSRVLAMDETPIKAGRQHKGKLKQGWFWPLYGEDDEVVFTYSESRGRQHIENTLKSQFNGTLITDGHSAYARYAEKTQGVTHAQCWVHSRRYFVQAQERDPQAADQALNQIGGLYQLEQTIQEQKLTGDKKHQYR